The Deltaproteobacteria bacterium genome includes the window ATGCTCCTCCGTCACCCTCTTGGGGTCCGTCATCACCCGCTGAACGAACGAAAACACTCATTGCCCGGCGCATCCGTGTCGTTCCACGGCGCAGAATCGGGTACCTTGACGCACCCCCGTTGTTTCCCCCGGGCTGCCTTGATAGAAAAGAGACGAGGAGCCGGATTGACCAACTCCTCGCCCCGGGAGCGTCGCGGCTGCAATCGCGCGAACCCTTTACCCACGAAAAGGAGAAGTTTCCATGGATAACCCGAATACCTGTTGTGAAGGACCGTGCCGAGAGTGCGGAGAGGAGCTTCGGAGGCAAGCCGAAGAAATCTCTCGGCTTCAAGAAGCTCTCGCCGGGGAGCGTCGTTCCGCGAGCAGAGCCAGGAAGATCGCCATCCGCGCGAAAAAGGACTTGGCCTCGCTTCGGGACGTGCCGGCGATGATCGACGATCTTCAGGATCGCATCGTCGACCTAGCCTGCGACGTCAGGGCCTTGCGGATGAAGGGAATGACGCCCCAGGAACTTCTGAACGAAATGGGTGGCGGCCGGAGCCAAGGCGCCTTCGGCGCCCTCCGCATCGAGCACGTCCGCGACAGCAAGGTGCTCGATTCCTGATCCCCACTCCCGCCTACTACCCAGGACTTGACAAGCGTCTTTGCCCGTGTCAGAGTTCTATAACCGTTCCGACTATCCTGTAAATGGGACGGCCTACTAAAGGGTCTCTTCGGGGACCCTTTTATTTTGTTGACTACTCCACCAACGTCCGTGTCTGGTAGGGTGACATATCAATGGACAGAGTAGCGGTATTCGTTGACGCAGGGTACCTCTTCGCACAGGGCTCGAAGGAGTTGTGTGGTACCAAGCTGACACGTGGGAATATCCGTCTCAAACACGACATCCTGATCACCAAGCTCAAGGACTTTGCAGAGGGATTGTCCAGGTTGCCGTTACTTCGGATCTACTGGTACGACGGCACGTCTCAGGGTCCGACACCACAGCACATCACCCTCGCTGATCAGGCGAATGTCAAGGTTCGTCTTGGATTCGTGAACCTGAGAGGAGAGCAAAAAGGCGTCGACTCCCTCATAGTTACGGACATGCTTACGTTGGCTCAAAAAGGGGCGATGGCGGAATGTGTTCTCCTGTCTGGTGACGAAGATATCAGAGTCGGCGTCCAGCAGGCCCAAGAATACGGGGTCCGGGTCCATCTTCTGGGTATCAAGCCCGCGCTAGGCAGCCAATCGCTCTTTCTTCGGCAGGAGGCCGACTCGACGCATGAGTGGGATACCGCAGACCTCGGTGAATTCCTGGATTGCAGACTGGTAAGCGCTGTCTCCCCAGACCAGCCAAGTACAGGGCTGGAGGCACCGGCGTCCGACGAGGACTCCATGGAGGCCTCATCTTCCAGTGTCCGTCTACGAGTGATTGCGCGCCAAATCGCGGGTGAAGTTGAGCAGGCCGAAATTCGCTCTCTCGTGGAACAGATTCGGCTGACGGGCCAGCGTCCGCAGCAACTTGACGGAAGACTCCTGGCAGTCTCTCGCACTGCACTTGGCCATGACTTGGACACACCACAAAAGTCCGAAGTCAGAGCCTTGTTTCTGGAATATCTGGTGGAACGCTTGGGAGAGAGTGCCGCGGGATCTCCGGACGAATCGGTCTGACTGACAGGTCCCCGCGTTGGGAACTTGCCTGGCCGATGCCTTACACGGGCGCGGTTGCATTTATTAGCGCTTCGACTCGGTCGGCCGCGGATTACCGGGCCGGACGCCCTGCCGGTACAGGGTTCGCCTCTGAATTTTTCTTCTCTGAACGCGCACACTTTGCACGAAAGGGAGTGTATTGGCGCGAAATACTGTACTGTTGCACATACCGGCGCGACTGTGTACTTTAACACCGTGTCCATGAGGCCACGAATGTCGACCCCCCGACGGCTCAACACGACTATTGACCCGCAGCTCGCGGATCGACTTGACCGCGAGACGGGAGACAGGATCCCGAAGCTGCCGAAACGCTACGTCGTGGAGCTCGCCCTCAAACGCCTATTCGACGACCTGGATCGCGGCCAAATCGAACTCGACTTGACGAGAGGCGACCGTGCCTGAGACATCCAACAGGGGGAGTGGGATGAAGAGGCCCGTCATCTCGCTTTTCAGCGGAGCGATGGGGCTCGATCTCGGGCTCGAAGCAGCTGGGCTCGACATCGTGCTTGCGCTTGAGTGCAGCCCCTTCCCGGTGGCGACGATAGCCCGCAACCGCCCATTACTTCCCCTAATCAACAAACCGATCGAGGAGGCTTCGAGCAACGAAATACTGAAAACGGCTCGGCTCAAGCCCGGCCAGACCTTCGCGGTCGTCGGCGGTCCCTCATGCCAGGTGTTCAGTACGGCGGGTCAGAGGAAGTCCCTCGCCGACCCGCGCAGTACGATGTTTAGGCACTTCGTCCGCGTCATCCGAGACACCCGACCGGAGTTCTTCGTTATGGAGAACGTGCGAGGCTTGCTCTCGGCAGCGGTCAGACATCGACCTCTGAAACAGAGGGGACCCGGCTTCCCCCCGCTCGAACAGCAAGAACAGTTGGGCTCCGCCTTTGGAGTGGTAGCGGACACGCTCCGTGACCTCGGCTACTACTGCGTGTTCGACGTACTCAACGCGGCCGACTATGGGGTGCCTCAGACTCGCCAACGCCTGGTAATAGTCGGGAGCCGCGACGGAAAGAAGGTACGGATGCCAGAGCCTACCCATCACCCAGACGGGGCTGGCGGCTTGTCGAAGTGGCGCACGCTCGGAGACGTGCTCACGGATCTCAACGAGGACGACCCAGACTACTACCTCTTCTGTCCTGCCAAGGAACGCTTCCTCAAACTGATTCCCGAGGGCGGCAACTGGCGGCAACTGCCGGAGGAACTCAAGAGCACGGCTCTGGGCCGGGCCTTTCACTCTTGGGGAGGCCGTTCGGGGTTCTTCCGCCGCCTATCTCGCGAACGTCCTAGTCCAGCGCTCACGACGCGACCCGACAGCAAAGCCACAACACTGTGCCATCCCACGGAACTGCGACCGCTATCGGTCGGCGAGTACGCCCGGATACAGCAGTTCCCGGACGACTGGGTATTCGAGGGCACCGTCCGAAAGAAGTACGAACAAGTCGGGAACGCCGTGCCTGTCGGTCTTGGTGCAGCGATTGGGAAGGCGCTGATCGCCGTTGCGCGCAGCCATGTCCGCGAAGAGCGACTCGGCCGATTTGAGACCTTCAATCTCGACCTCCTAGCCAAGCTGACCAGACGACCGAGGACGATCGTCAACCCACCGCGTATGCGGCAGGACAGCGAAGAGAACAGTATCGCGGACTGGTACGGTGACGGTCACCGTATGCGGGACGACGCCTATGACTATGTCCCTGATCACCTCGTTGAGGAGTTCGAGTTCCTCGTCGCTCAAGGCCCTCGACGCGCGAAAAGAGACAGTGTCTCCACTTCACACACTAAGGACACGACGAAAGCGGTTGAGGCGCAGCGTCGACCTATTGAAGGCACGCTACCGTTCGCCGCTGCTGAACAACAAGCCTGACCCTCTCGACGAACTGGTCTTCATCGTCCTCTCACAGATGACGACCAGCCCGAGCTACGAACGCGTCTTTGACCGCCTGAAGTGTGCGATGCCGGATTGGCGGGTTCTGACCGAGACGTCCGTCTCCGATCTTGCGTCACTGATCGCCGACGCCGGCTTATCTGAACAACGGGCGCATCGCCTCAAACTGATCGCGGCTCGGCTGGCGGAGGACTTCGGCGACGTGTCCCTCGCCCAACTGGGTGACTACGATGACGAGATCGCGCAGCGCTACCTGACATCGCTTCCGGGGGTCGGGACAAAGACCGCCAAGTGTGTGATGATGTACAGCCTTGCCCGACAGGTCTTGCCGGTGGACACTCATACGGCGCGCGTCGCCTGGCGCCTCGGACTGGTGTCTTCAGGTAACCACGCGGCCATCGACCGGGAACTCTCAGTCGTGGTGCCGCCGGCGCTTCGCTTCGACTTCCACGTGAACGCCGTCGCTCACGGCCGCGCTGTCTGCCGCGCGGTTAAGCCTAAGTGCGACGAGTGCGTTTTGTCCTCACTCTGTCCGATCGGGCGTGGTGTCAACGGCGGAACCCGAACGCGACGAACGTCACAGTCGTAGTTGACGTCACGTTCTTGCTTCTTACGACGCCGTCGACCAACGCCTCTTGGCAAAGCCAGTCCAAGCGATCCCGCCAAGCTCGTCCCAGGCCATGCGGATGTGCGATAGCGAACAACCCCCCAACCTCTCGACGGAAGAGTGGAGTGAGCCAATCCAGGTAGACCCGGAGGCGATCAACGCTGTAGCTTTCGTGTGGCCCCTCGGTGTGCTTGGCTTCTCCGAGGAAGAGACCGGCCCGGTCGAGGTGGAGACGTAGCACGTCCGGGCGTCTACCGTCCGGCAACCGCAATTCGAGCCGGTAACCGGCTACGTCAGCGATGGTCTCCAACAGGACACGCCGCAACTCATGAGAGCGGCTAGGGATAGCTGCGAGACCCCTATCCCGGACATTCACCAGCTTCCACCGTGTTCAGCAATGCGGCAGCCTTGCGGACGTCCGTCAAGAACGTCTCCCGCGTCAACGGTGCCTCGACGTTGTCCCCCAGCAGGTCCTGCGCCGCTTGTTCTTTCTGAACGAGCCGGTCGTACTCGCTCACCTCGAGAGTGTCGTCGCAGAGCAGAACCACGTACTCGACATCGCGCTCTTGTCCACGTCGGTGGATGCGATCGAGGCTCTGGAGATAGTGGGCTGCTTGGTTGGAGAGCGACTCGTAGATCGCGACACGTGCTCGGTGAAGCGTGAGGCCCGCACCGGCTGCCGCAGGGTTTGCAACGAAGACCATCGTATCATCGTCCTCCTGGAACCGACGCACTGCCTCTCGACGTGCTACGACGTCCGGCACCGAGCCATCGTACCTGACGACCCCGTATCGGGCGTAGCGTCCAGCGATAGCCGCTACGGACGCGGTGTAGAAAGACCAAATCACGACTTTCTCGCGTTCGCGCCTGACCAACTGCTTGACCAAAGAGTCGAGCGCCTCTAGCTTCGCCGGCGTTTCCCCGTACGTCTCCGAAACGCCAGAGGGGTTCGAACAGATCTGAAGTAGCGCCGCCCGGCGTGCAAGGAAGCTCGTCCGTTGTCGGATGAACCCGGAGTCATCCACCGCTTCGACCTCTGCTACCAACCGGTCAAGGTGTGCACGGTACAAACGGCCCTGCTCCTCTGCCATCGGAACGATCACCCGCTGGAACCGCTTCACCGGGAGATCCGGTAGCACCTCCCTCTTCAAGTGCCGCAGGTAGAGTCCCCGCTTCTCGATCGCGGACTGTACAACAGGCGCGGCCAACTCACGCTCAATCGGTAACTCAACGTCCTTGAAACAGTAACCGAAGTCGACGAGACTGAACTGCTGGACGAGGTCAGACGGTGAGTTGGGCGCCGGTGTGCCACACAGTACGTAGGCTCGGCCAGCCCACTCCCGCAACCGCCGGAGTGCTCGCGTACGCTTCGCATCGAGGGACTTGATGAAGAACGACTCGTCGATAGCCAGCACGGTTCGCCCCGGCCTCGCCCGCATGAGAGCACGGAGTTCAGGCTCCATGGTCACCGCGGTTTCGAAGTTGGTAACGAGCACGTCCGCACTCTCTGCGAGAAGGCGTCGTTTCTCCCGCGCAGTACCTGTCAACACCACGGTACGGTAAATGTCCCCGCGGAACCGCCCTAGGTCCTTGGGCCATTCACCGATCATGCTCTTCGGCGCGACAATGACCGCGAGATCCGCTTCGTCGCGCTCGACAAGGAGGTCGAACGCGAAGATGAACGTCACTGTCTTCCCAGCCCCCTGCTCGTCGAACACGCAAAGGCCAGGGCTGTCTGGCAAGGTCATCGCCGCGACGTTGACGACCTGATGTTGATCGAGCACGTCTAGGCTGGCACTGTCCGCAACCATTCGCTCAGCGAGACCTGCACCTTCACGTCTGATCCGCAGGAGATTCGCAAAGACTTCGGAGTGGACCGATGCCACGTGTCGTCGGTTCTCAACGAACCGCCGTGCCTCGGGGGTCCAGTTCATCTGGACTCCCGAACCCAGTTCATCCAGTCGCCATGCGATCGCCGCAGGTACCCTGACTCCCTCGGCCGAACGTCTTAGACCAGTACCGTCTAGACCGAGGCCATCTCTCATCGCCCGCAACAGCGCGGTCCCTTGCCCGGTCTCCGCCACCAGGAACAACGCGTCGAAGGTCTCCGTCGTCCTGACCTCAGCACGGACCACGCGGCAGTCTGGCGTCATCTCCCTAGACCTTCGCCGTGTCGTCCGCTTCGAGGTAGGTCTCGACATGTTTCAGCGTGCTCCTCAGACGCCTCAGGTTCTCCTGCGTGACGCAGCCAGCCTCGTTCGGGTCGAAGACCTTGACCGGCAGTCCGAGGAACCACTCCGTAAACACTCGGATCTTCGTGTTCGCTCCTGTCTGGCGTTGCTCCGCGCGTCCCATTCGAGCAATGCTGATGGCGTCGTCTACATCGTCCTGTGCCGACTCCACGTCAGTCCTTTCGCGTGCCTTCCGTAGAACCTCGACCGCGTCCTCGTTCTCATAGACGTACTTCAGATCCCGAATCTGCCGCCAGTTCTTGAATTTGCCGTCGTACAGGATGTCGAAGACAAGGTGCTTGAAGCTGTCGTCTTGGTTCAGAGACCAGTTCACACCTCCTGCGCCCTTACCCTTGTTCAGCTCATCGAAGTACTGGAACCGCTCCGATGCGCGATGCTTCGCGGCGTAGGGGTCCTTCGAACGTGCGACGACGTGGTAGTCCTCGAAGTCGCGCGCGAGGGTGACCATGCTGATGTACCGAGAGACCTCATCCGGCGCGAGGGCGAACTTCCGCGCGATCTCTCTCCGTATCTCCCTCACTCGCGCCGTGCCTGGATTCGCGCGAGGTTCGAGCGCCAACAGAGTCTCCCAATGTGCATGGACTTTCTGCGCCTTGACGTACTCCGGCCAGTCCTGCTTGAAGTCAGGCTCGAAGTTCAGCGATACGATTACCGCCTCCCGGTCTTGGTCCGTCGCGTGTTCCGTGAGCTGCCAGACCTTCAACCACTTAGCCCGCTGTTTCTCCTCGGGTGTGAAGTCTCCGCTATTGTCCTCCAGGATGTGGTAGCAGGCCGTTACTCGACGGTTCCCGTCCAGCAACTTACCGTCTACGTCGATAATGGGTGGTTTGCGTACTCCGTTGACCGCTATGCTCTTGGCCAAGGCCCTGATCGCGAACTGATCAGTCTCCTCTATACCCGGAAGGGGCATCTCCCCCTTCATGATCGCCATGAGCTCTTCTGAGTTCGGGCCACGACCGTACTTCTGCTGGAACTGGTTAAGGTGGATGTCCAACCGTTCATTTCGGTCCCACAGCTCAATTTCCTGCGTCCGCACGAAGCCCTCCCTCACTGCGACCGGGCGTTCATGGAACACGGGCGTAGGCTGCACGGGCCTCGGGCGGATTCCGTCGTAAGCCTCCAAGCGGAGACGCGAGTCGTCACTACCCGACGTCTCTCTCGTCCCGTCCTGACTCGGAACGTCACCTCCTAAACCGTTTGCCTCTGCACCAGCAGACAATCGAGCCCGCACCTCTTCGACCCGCCCGATCAAGGCTTCGGCCTCGCGGTCCAGAAGCTCCACTGTCCCTTGGTCGCCACGTCTTGCTGCACCTCTCCGTACTGCCTCGACGACCCTTGTGAGGAGGACACGAACCTCGTCTGGCGAGAGCGGGTTTTCGAGACCTTCTCGCAGTATCTCCTCGACCGTCGCGCCGATGTCGGAGGACATATCCTCCGCCGAACGCAACAGCTCCGCCAAGGTGCTCTTGATTTCTTCACGCATCGTCGTTCTCCTCTTCTTCCGTGTCCATCTCCGGAAGCCCTGTCGGTGCCTCAATACCTTCCTGTTCCGCCAATCGGCGCAGGCGCTTCATTCCCCTTGAAACGAGTGTCCGGGCAGCGTTGTTCGATATCCCCAGCGCCTCTGCAATGTAGGGTGCCGGAAGATCCGGCAACCCCTCCTGCGCAGCGTCGATTACCAACTCCATAACGTCGCGCACCTGTCCTTCCCCTATCCGGGGAAGGAGCTCACGCGCGATCCGGATCGCCTCCCTACGACGCCTTTCTTCGAGCTCCTGCCGCTCTTCCCTCTCACGTTCCGTATCGTTCGTGTCTGGGGCGGCCAGTGAATTGTCGACATCCAACTCCACCCGCTGGCCATAGTCGAACGTCCATCTGTCGTTCGCGATCTTGTCCGCCGATTTCCAGAGCCAGGCAGCGAGACTTCGGATAGGGCGCCCCCGAGACACAGCCGCACACGCCGCATCCACTGCCTGCGCGATGCAATCGTCGACCTCGGTCCACGGTAGAGACCCGCTCCACTTCCGCTGAAGACGGCGAGACAGGCCGTCGAGGTAACGACTCGCGGCGAGGGCTTGGAGCATCTCAACCACGTCGGTGCGGTTGACCGCTTGCTCCGCCCTTTCCAGCAGCTTCGCCGCTTCATTCATTTGCGTCCTCTCTCACTCATATCGAGTTCTCCCTGACCGCGCTCACGTCTTCCAACTCTCCCATGTCCGGTAGTCACTAGGCGCAACAACTGCCCGTGCCTTGATCGTTTCAACTCCGCTCGCTGAACCTCCACGCCGGAACGGTCTTTCTTCCGTTAGTCTCAGGGCGCAACAGGTAACGCCCAATACCGGCTGACGGCGTCGGGACGTTCGTTCCTGTTGCCTCTAATATTGGTGTCGCCCGTCGAAGCGTCCCACGCCGCCGAAAGCGAGACACACATCCTCATGACGGTGAGTGGAGCGGCAATCTGTTGAAATCCCTCAGGCTGGGCACGTGGTCTTCGTCCCGCACCTCAGCGAGGATTCGCTAGCCGCCCACGATATCCCTGAACGTGTCCGTATCCGCGAGACCATCAAGGGAACCTGCAGGGCGGCACCATGGTCGCCACCCGAGACGGTGTCACGGCGCCAGCGACTCGCGCGTCTGGGTCTCTGACGCTCGCCGCCGACCATGACCGCGAACCTCCGCCCCGTTCCGGTGACGACGCCAACAGCGATGGCACCAGTCAACGTGTCCGTGATGACGATCATGGAGCAGCGGCTTGACTGCGGCTCGGGAGCTGTTTCCGCAAGTGTGCGGCGGGCGCTACGCACTGCAAACGAGTTGTCATCACGTCCGAACGCCTGGACACCGACGCGCCCGTGACCGCCGGAGAGGTGTCCCGCTTCCTCGTCGTTGATTCGGCGACGCCCGTGTCGCCCTCGAAGACATCCTGCGCCTCGACTCCGACAAGATCGTGCCGGGCATGCTGCGCGGCCTGTCCGCACCACCCGGTTCACCGACGACTTCTGGAATGTCCGACACATCTGCAACACCGCCGACACTAACGACCGAGTAAGTGTCGTAACGCGTGTCGCGGCGGCGGGCATCGCCTTGTTCCCTCCCGTTTCCCTGACGCCGGCAGGAAGCCGCACGACCGGTTCCGGAAGTGTTCCTGCAAGTGCGCGGCGGAACCCGACGCCCAAGCGCCGCCTGGAGTCTGTCGGGTTCCCCGTTGTTCGTGTTCCTCGCCGCAGGAAGCGAGACACGGCTCTGTCAGGCTTGAGCTGCGGCAAGGTGGGCAGCGAGCTTGTCGAGGCTGTTGTGGGCGGTGCAGCCCTGGCGCCCGCCGCGGACGCCAATCCCCGTGTTCCCATAATGCCCGGTGGCCATATAACCGCGAATGCCTTGCCGACGCTTCGCCGCCTGCGTCGGTCGCCGCCGGCCATGTTCCGATCCGGGCTGTTGTAATCCGATTGTAAGTGGCTGTAGTCGCAATGTATTACGGGCGTCACACGCCGTAACACGGAAAAACTGTCGACAAAACAATGATGTATGATCGGCGATACCATTCTGGTATTCCCCGGAGAACCGCTCCGGTTCCCCAGAGAACCGCCCGATTCTGTAGAGAATCTTTCAGCCAGACCCGCGCTTGCGACGACATGGTTGCCATCTTGCTAGGACGCCCGGAAACCGCCCGTGAGCCGCGTCTTCGGATCTGTTTGCTCTGACCTCCATATCCCGCTCAATCGCCGCTCGGGCTAACCTGCTGATATCACGCCTCTTTTCGTCCCCCTTCGCCAATGTCTCGCTTTGCGGCTCCGTCTTTTACGGCAGAGCCGTTATTCCTTCACACCCGACGCACCTCGGTGCCTGTCGCGCCTTGTCTGCGCCCGGGTGCGCAGTCCAAGCCCCTAATAGCCGCTTGCCCTTGGGAAACGGTGGATGCTCTCTGGTCCACTGCCGTGGAGCGGAAAGAACACATGAACGACTTCAGGATCTTGCAGGCCGATCGGGCCGACATCCAGCCTTTCCGTGACGGGAATCCTACAGCTCGGCTCCTATGGCCGATCTGGGCCATCGTGCGCTGGTGGCTGGTGGCGACATTCCCAAGATGGTCCAGACGCCCCGAGTCCGCGCAGACGGGCGAGAGCGTGCACGCGCCCGGCACGGAACACCGCCGCGAGCGCTTGGACGTACGCTGCACTACGGAGGGTACGGTGTGTCCGCAACCACCATCCTGGTATCGGGCCGCAGACAAGCGAGGGGCTGCGCGAGGGCATGATGACGGCTGTCTGGAAGGCACACGGCGGGAGAAGACCGGCGGGATGCTCCGACCATGGTCGGGAAGGGGAGTTGGCATTCGCGGGAAAGCTTCGGTGCGCGGTCCTGGCACCCGGCGACCGTGGAAGTGAAGCCCGGAAGAAAACGGGAACTCTATAATTCGAGGTCCATCTCAAGAGGCGTCTGGATGGGTTCCAGGGTCTCCTGCTGTTGGCGGTCGTGCTCCCGCTCGACCTCGTGGCCGTCCTCGGTGCCGATTCCCCGGTCCGGTTTGTCGGGATCGAGCGCTGCGTGCTCCATTTCAGCCGGGTCCCGGTCACGGCCGCCAGGCCTCTCGACACCAAAGATGGCCTCGTGCG containing:
- a CDS encoding NYN domain-containing protein gives rise to the protein MDRVAVFVDAGYLFAQGSKELCGTKLTRGNIRLKHDILITKLKDFAEGLSRLPLLRIYWYDGTSQGPTPQHITLADQANVKVRLGFVNLRGEQKGVDSLIVTDMLTLAQKGAMAECVLLSGDEDIRVGVQQAQEYGVRVHLLGIKPALGSQSLFLRQEADSTHEWDTADLGEFLDCRLVSAVSPDQPSTGLEAPASDEDSMEASSSSVRLRVIARQIAGEVEQAEIRSLVEQIRLTGQRPQQLDGRLLAVSRTALGHDLDTPQKSEVRALFLEYLVERLGESAAGSPDESV
- a CDS encoding DNA cytosine methyltransferase, which encodes MPETSNRGSGMKRPVISLFSGAMGLDLGLEAAGLDIVLALECSPFPVATIARNRPLLPLINKPIEEASSNEILKTARLKPGQTFAVVGGPSCQVFSTAGQRKSLADPRSTMFRHFVRVIRDTRPEFFVMENVRGLLSAAVRHRPLKQRGPGFPPLEQQEQLGSAFGVVADTLRDLGYYCVFDVLNAADYGVPQTRQRLVIVGSRDGKKVRMPEPTHHPDGAGGLSKWRTLGDVLTDLNEDDPDYYLFCPAKERFLKLIPEGGNWRQLPEELKSTALGRAFHSWGGRSGFFRRLSRERPSPALTTRPDSKATTLCHPTELRPLSVGEYARIQQFPDDWVFEGTVRKKYEQVGNAVPVGLGAAIGKALIAVARSHVREERLGRFETFNLDLLAKLTRRPRTIVNPPRMRQDSEENSIADWYGDGHRMRDDAYDYVPDHLVEEFEFLVAQGPRRAKRDSVSTSHTKDTTKAVEAQRRPIEGTLPFAAAEQQA
- a CDS encoding endonuclease III, translated to MKARYRSPLLNNKPDPLDELVFIVLSQMTTSPSYERVFDRLKCAMPDWRVLTETSVSDLASLIADAGLSEQRAHRLKLIAARLAEDFGDVSLAQLGDYDDEIAQRYLTSLPGVGTKTAKCVMMYSLARQVLPVDTHTARVAWRLGLVSSGNHAAIDRELSVVVPPALRFDFHVNAVAHGRAVCRAVKPKCDECVLSSLCPIGRGVNGGTRTRRTSQS
- a CDS encoding DEAD/DEAH box helicase, which translates into the protein MTPDCRVVRAEVRTTETFDALFLVAETGQGTALLRAMRDGLGLDGTGLRRSAEGVRVPAAIAWRLDELGSGVQMNWTPEARRFVENRRHVASVHSEVFANLLRIRREGAGLAERMVADSASLDVLDQHQVVNVAAMTLPDSPGLCVFDEQGAGKTVTFIFAFDLLVERDEADLAVIVAPKSMIGEWPKDLGRFRGDIYRTVVLTGTAREKRRLLAESADVLVTNFETAVTMEPELRALMRARPGRTVLAIDESFFIKSLDAKRTRALRRLREWAGRAYVLCGTPAPNSPSDLVQQFSLVDFGYCFKDVELPIERELAAPVVQSAIEKRGLYLRHLKREVLPDLPVKRFQRVIVPMAEEQGRLYRAHLDRLVAEVEAVDDSGFIRQRTSFLARRAALLQICSNPSGVSETYGETPAKLEALDSLVKQLVRREREKVVIWSFYTASVAAIAGRYARYGVVRYDGSVPDVVARREAVRRFQEDDDTMVFVANPAAAGAGLTLHRARVAIYESLSNQAAHYLQSLDRIHRRGQERDVEYVVLLCDDTLEVSEYDRLVQKEQAAQDLLGDNVEAPLTRETFLTDVRKAAALLNTVEAGECPG